One segment of Leptospira ryugenii DNA contains the following:
- a CDS encoding LA_2444/LA_4059 family outer membrane protein — protein sequence MKKIYKTILISIFLISELNAENNNNEDKNSNKPKLEIGIKSLNVKFIPFEYKRDLSESTGIYFENYSQFKGNRDSIIPFFVKYKNPENNFSLEFQYINVNIPRANYIHSYQSLYGDSISKRYLDNTERTDYKLNILYHILNEKPELLSLGLGIRKIDRLTNSNNGLSISEESIKSHGLQIAAKSQIPLIDNLNLNIGFEYYITQGKRYYSNKIAANSILANGIRPIFQTNLSNSNTLGIFQGYEFDVSLSYQFFNSLKFYLGYYYNFSKFKYQNYNDQTLRYEDFRNTYYYFQNNRGIGGSDIISGVYLGLSYNY from the coding sequence GTATTTTTTTAATCTCTGAGCTAAACGCTGAGAATAATAATAATGAAGATAAAAATTCAAATAAACCTAAATTGGAAATAGGAATCAAATCACTAAATGTTAAATTTATTCCTTTCGAATATAAACGTGATTTAAGTGAATCAACTGGAATTTATTTTGAAAACTATTCACAATTCAAGGGAAATAGAGATTCAATTATTCCGTTCTTTGTAAAATATAAAAACCCGGAAAATAATTTTTCATTGGAATTTCAATATATTAATGTGAATATCCCTAGAGCAAATTATATACATTCTTACCAATCTCTTTATGGTGACTCTATATCAAAAAGGTATTTAGACAATACAGAAAGAACTGATTATAAACTAAATATTTTATATCATATTTTAAATGAAAAACCTGAACTTCTCTCTTTAGGATTAGGAATTCGAAAAATTGACAGATTAACGAACTCAAACAATGGTTTGTCAATTTCAGAAGAAAGCATTAAATCTCATGGACTGCAAATTGCTGCTAAAAGCCAAATTCCACTAATTGATAATCTTAATTTAAATATTGGTTTCGAATATTATATTACACAAGGAAAAAGATACTATTCTAACAAGATCGCTGCTAATTCTATTCTTGCTAATGGAATTAGACCTATTTTCCAAACCAATTTATCTAACTCGAATACTTTGGGAATATTCCAAGGTTATGAATTTGATGTCTCTCTCTCTTACCAATTCTTCAACAGTCTGAAATTCTATTTGGGATATTACTACAATTTCTCAAAGTTCAAATATCAGAATTACAATGATCAAACTCTTCGATACGAAGACTTCAGGAATACTTATTATTATTTTCAGAATAATAGAGGTATTGGAGGAAGTGATATTATTAGCGGAGTTTATTTAGGTTTATCTTATAATTATTAA